A single genomic interval of Oceanithermus profundus DSM 14977 harbors:
- a CDS encoding ABC transporter ATP-binding protein, whose protein sequence is MEPLLSVEHVTLRFKGVLALADVSFQVPAGAFYAIIGPNGAGKTSLLNVLSGLYRPQQGHVRFDGRDLDGHSPQARTRLGLGRTFQNLEIFRGMTALENVKLGADLRFGYPALLPRARREQAARAWAEEVMDYLHLAPYRNVPAGMLPYGLQKRVEVARALAGRPKLLLLDEPMAGLALEEKQDLARYLLDARREWGVTLVWVEHDLRAVMELSDGVLVLSYGEVLYEGEPAGARENPRVVEAYLGAEA, encoded by the coding sequence GTGGAACCGCTGCTCTCGGTCGAACACGTAACGCTGCGCTTCAAGGGGGTGCTCGCCCTCGCGGACGTGAGTTTCCAGGTGCCCGCGGGCGCGTTCTACGCGATCATCGGGCCCAACGGCGCGGGCAAGACGAGCCTGCTCAACGTGCTCTCGGGCCTCTACCGGCCCCAGCAGGGGCACGTGCGCTTCGACGGGCGCGACCTGGACGGCCACAGCCCCCAGGCGCGCACCCGCCTGGGGCTGGGGCGCACCTTCCAGAACCTGGAGATCTTTCGCGGGATGACCGCGCTCGAGAACGTCAAGCTGGGGGCCGACCTGCGCTTCGGCTACCCGGCGCTCTTGCCGCGGGCCCGCCGCGAACAAGCGGCGCGCGCCTGGGCGGAAGAGGTGATGGACTACCTGCACCTCGCCCCCTACCGCAACGTGCCCGCGGGGATGCTGCCCTACGGGCTGCAGAAGCGGGTGGAGGTGGCGCGGGCGCTGGCGGGGCGGCCCAAGCTGCTGCTGCTCGACGAGCCGATGGCGGGGCTGGCGCTCGAGGAGAAGCAGGACCTGGCCCGCTACCTGCTCGACGCCCGCCGCGAGTGGGGGGTGACCCTCGTCTGGGTCGAGCACGACCTGCGCGCGGTGATGGAGCTCTCCGACGGCGTCCTGGTGCTCTCCTACGGCGAGGTGCTCTACGAGGGCGAGCCCGCCGGGGCGCGCGAGAACCCGCGCGTCGTCGAGGCCTACCTGGGGGCGGAGGCGTGA
- a CDS encoding branched-chain amino acid ABC transporter permease, which translates to MSMGFVLVYRATSVVNFAIGEFLLVGGYVTFTLAHFLPLPLAMLGALPVAFLVGVGVERAFVRPLIGRSVVAVIMATIGLALTLDGAAQLVWGPDQKYLSGSLPPVLLTFGELILPPRAFWSLAISLPVALGLIYFLQKSRWGVLIRAVSESEVAALAMGIPAPRIVTAVWGLSAALAAVGGALLAGLSGVGPHLVQLGLMVFPVTILGGLESVGGALVAGLIVGVAEALSKGYLEAYLPGISEAIPFVIVLIVVLVRPYGLFGRRDIERV; encoded by the coding sequence ATGAGCATGGGTTTCGTGCTCGTCTACCGCGCCACCTCGGTGGTCAACTTCGCGATCGGCGAGTTCCTGTTGGTCGGGGGGTACGTCACCTTCACGCTGGCCCACTTCCTGCCGCTGCCGCTGGCCATGCTGGGGGCGCTGCCCGTCGCCTTCCTGGTGGGCGTGGGGGTGGAGCGTGCCTTCGTGCGGCCCCTGATCGGGCGCTCGGTCGTCGCGGTGATCATGGCGACGATCGGCCTCGCCCTCACCCTCGACGGCGCCGCCCAGCTCGTCTGGGGGCCCGACCAGAAGTACCTCTCGGGCAGCCTGCCGCCGGTGCTGCTCACCTTCGGCGAGCTGATCCTGCCGCCGCGCGCCTTCTGGAGCCTGGCCATCAGCCTGCCGGTGGCCCTGGGGCTGATCTACTTCCTGCAGAAGAGCCGCTGGGGCGTGCTCATCCGCGCGGTCAGCGAGAGCGAGGTGGCGGCGCTGGCCATGGGGATCCCGGCGCCGCGCATCGTCACCGCGGTCTGGGGCCTCTCGGCGGCGCTGGCTGCGGTGGGCGGGGCGCTGCTCGCGGGGCTGTCGGGGGTGGGGCCGCACCTGGTGCAGCTGGGGCTGATGGTTTTCCCGGTCACCATCCTGGGCGGGCTCGAGTCCGTGGGGGGCGCGCTGGTGGCGGGCCTGATCGTGGGCGTCGCCGAGGCGCTCTCCAAGGGCTACCTCGAGGCCTACCTGCCCGGCATCAGCGAGGCCATTCCCTTCGTCATCGTCCTGATCGTCGTCCTGGTGAGGCCCTACGGCCTCTTCGGGCGGCGCGACATCGAAAGGGTGTGA
- a CDS encoding ABC transporter ATP-binding protein, translating to MLKVENLKALYRGVILALDGVSLELARGEAVAVLGPNGAGKSTLVRALAGLLPSYEGRVSDGRIELGGRDVTAAGALAVHRQGLTAVLEGRPIFRYLTVRENLRAAGHRLPAGELAARMDEVFHWFPRLAERSHEQGGYLSGGEQQMLVLGMALITDPKVLVVDEPSLGLAPLLVEELFEVLARMHREKGMALLLVEQNARAAMKLAHRVYVLEHGRVVFEGEREAAERDADVMEFYLGAGAGGFLGAKRYRRRKRWI from the coding sequence GTGCTGAAGGTCGAGAACCTGAAGGCCCTCTACCGCGGCGTCATCCTGGCGCTCGACGGCGTATCGCTCGAGCTCGCGCGGGGCGAGGCCGTGGCCGTGCTGGGCCCCAACGGCGCGGGCAAGAGCACGCTGGTGCGGGCGCTGGCGGGGCTGCTGCCCAGCTACGAGGGGCGCGTCAGCGACGGGCGCATCGAGCTGGGCGGACGCGACGTCACCGCCGCCGGGGCGCTGGCGGTGCACCGCCAGGGGCTCACCGCGGTACTCGAGGGCCGGCCCATCTTCCGTTACCTGACCGTGCGCGAGAACCTGCGCGCCGCCGGGCACCGCCTGCCCGCGGGCGAGTTGGCGGCGCGCATGGACGAGGTCTTCCACTGGTTTCCGCGCCTGGCCGAGCGCAGCCACGAGCAGGGCGGCTACCTCTCGGGCGGCGAGCAACAGATGCTGGTGCTGGGGATGGCGCTGATCACCGACCCGAAGGTCCTGGTCGTCGACGAGCCCTCGCTGGGGCTCGCGCCGCTCTTGGTCGAGGAGCTGTTCGAGGTGCTGGCGCGGATGCACCGCGAAAAGGGCATGGCGCTCTTGCTCGTCGAGCAGAACGCCCGCGCGGCCATGAAGCTGGCCCACCGCGTCTACGTGCTCGAGCACGGCCGCGTCGTCTTCGAGGGCGAACGCGAGGCGGCCGAGCGCGACGCCGACGTGATGGAGTTCTACCTGGGCGCCGGCGCGGGCGGCTTCCTGGGCGCCAAGCGTTACCGCCGGCGCAAGCGCTGGATCTAG